A single genomic interval of Mustela nigripes isolate SB6536 chromosome 7, MUSNIG.SB6536, whole genome shotgun sequence harbors:
- the MYH7B gene encoding myosin-7B isoform X3, with the protein MEAFGNAKTLRNDNSSRFGKFIRIHFGPSGKLASADIDSYLLEKSRVIFQLPGERGYHVYYQILSGKKPELQDMLLLSMNPYDYHFCSQGVITVDNMDDGEELMATDHAMDILGFSVDEKCACYKIVGALLHFGNMKFKQKQREEQAEADGTESADKAAYLMGVSSGDLLKGLLHPRVRVGNEYVTKGQSVEQVVFAVGALAKATYDRLFRWLVSRINQTLDTKLPRQFFIGVLDIAGFEIFEFNSFEQLCINFTNEKLQQFFNQHMFVLEQEEYKREGIDWVFIDFGLDLQPCIDLIEKPLGILSILEEECMFPKASDASFRAKLYDNHAGKSPNFQQPRPDKKRKYQAHFEVVHYAGVVPYSIVGWLEKNKDPLNETVVPIFQKSQNKLLATLYENYAGSCSTEPPKSGVKEKRKKAASFQTVSQLHKENLNKLMTNLRATQPHFVRCIVPNENKTPGVMDAFLVLHQLRCNGVLEGIRICRQGFPNRLLYADFRQRYRILNPGAIPDDTFMDSRKATEKLLGSLDIDHTQYQFGHTKVFFKAGLLGVLEELRDQRLAKVLTLLQARSRGRLMRLEYQRLLGGRDALFTIQWNIRAFNAVKNWSWMKLFFKMKPLLRSAQAEEELAALRAELRGLRGALAAAEAKRQELEETHVSVTQEKNDLALQLQAEQENLADAEERCHLLIKSKVQLEAKVKELSERLEDEEEVNADLAARRRKLEDECTELKKDIDDLELTLAKAEKEKQATENKVKNLTEEMAALDESVARLTKEKKALQEAHQQALGDLQAEEDRVSALAKAKLRLEQQVEDLECSLEQEKKLRMDTERARRKLEGDLKLTQESVTDAAQDKQQLEEKLKKKDSELSQLNLRVEDEQLLGAQLQKKIKELQARAEELEEELEAERAARARVEKQRAEAARELEELSERLEEAGGASAGQREGCRKREAELGRLRRELEEAALRHEATVAALRRKQAESAAELGEQVDSLQRVRQKLEKEKSELRMEVDDLGANVETLARSKASAEKLCRTYEDQLSEAKIKVEELQRQLADASTQRGRLQTESGELSRLLEEKESLISQLSRGKASATQSLEELRRQLEEESKAKSALAHAVQALRHDCDLLREQHEEEVEAQAELQRLLSKANAEVAQWRSKYEADAIQRTEELEEAKKKLALRLQEAEEGVEAAHAKCSSLEKAKLRLQTESEDVTLELERATSAAAALDKKQRHLERALEERRRQEEEMQRELEAAQREARSLGTELFRLRHSHEEALEALETLKRENKNLQEEISDLTDQVSLSGKSIQELEKAKKALEGEKSELQAALEEAEGALELEETKTLRIQLELSQVKAEVDRKLAEKDEECTNLRRNHQRAVESLQASLDAETRARNEALRLKKKMEGDLNDLELQLGHATRQAMEAQAATRLLQAQLKEEQAGRDEEQRLAAELREQAQALERRAALLAAELEELRAALEQGERSRRLAEQELLEATERLNLLHSQNTGLLNQKKKLEVDLTQLSGEVEEAVQERREAEEKAKKAITDAAMMAEELKKEQDTSAHLERMKKTLEQTVRELQARLEEAEQAALRGGKKQVQKLEAKVRELEAELDAEQKKHAEALKGVRKHERRVKELAYQAEEDRKNLARMQDLVDKLQSKVKSYKRQFEEAEQQASTNLAKYRKAQHELDDAEERADMAETQANKLRARSRDALGPKHKE; encoded by the exons ATGGAGGCTTTTGGCAACGCCAAGACCCTGCGGAATGACAACTCATCCCGCTTT GGCAAGTTCATCCGTATTCACTTCGGCCCCTCTGGGAAGCTGGCATCCGCCGATATTGACAGCT ATCTCCTGGAGAAGTCGCGAGTGATCTTCCAGCTGCCCGGGGAGCGAGGCTACCACGTCTACTACCAGATCCTCTCTGGGAAGAAGCCAGAGCTACAGG ATATGCTGCTTCTGTCTATGAACCCCTACGACTACCACTTCTGCAGCCAGGGGGTCATCACTGTGGACAATATGGATGATGGGGAAGAGCTCATGGCCACTGAC CACGCCATGGACATCCTGGGCTTCAGCGTGGATGAGAAGTGCGCCTGCTACAAGATCGTGGGGGCCCTCCTGCACTTTGGCAACATGAAGTTCAAGCAGAAACAGCGGGAGGAGCAGGCCGAGGCTGACGGCACTGAGA GTGCTGACAAGGCTGCCTACCTGATGGGGGTCAGCAGTGGGGACCTCCTCAAGGGCCTTCTGCACCCCCGAGTGCGTGTAGGGAATGAGTATGTGACCAAGGGCCAGAGTGTGGAGCAG GTGGTGTTTGCTGTGGGGGCGCTGGCCAAGGCCACCTACGACCGGCTGTTCCGCTGGCTGGTATCGCGGATCAACCAGACCCTGGACACCAAGCTGCCCCGGCAGTTCTTCATTGGGGTCCTGGACATCGCGGGCTTCGAGATCTTTGAG TTCAACAGCTTCGAGCAGCTGTGCATCAACTTCACCAACGAGAAGCTGCAGCAGTTCTTCAACCAGCACATGTTCGTGCTGGAGCAGGAGGAGTACAAGCGTGAGGGCATCGACTGGGTCTTCATCGACTTTGGCTTGGACCTGCAGCCCTGCATTGACCTCATTGAGAAG CCACTGGGCATCCTGTCCATCCTGGAGGAGGAATGCATGTTCCCCAAGGCCTCAGATGCCAGCTTCCGGGCTAAGCTCTACGATAATCATGCGGGGAAGTCACCCAATTTCCAGCAGCCACGGCCTGACAAGAAACGCAAATACCAGGCCCACTTTGAGGTGGTCCACTATGCGGGCGTG GTGCCTTACAGCATCGTGGGCTGGCTGGAGAAAAACAAGGACCCACTGAATGAGACGGTGGTCCCTATCTTCCAAAAGTCGCAAAACAAGCTCTTGGCTACCCTCTATGAGAATTATGCAGGCTCCTGCTCCA CCGAGCCCCCCAAATCTGGGGTGAAAGAGAAGCGTAAGAAGGCAGCATCTTTCCAGACGGTGTCCCAGCTGCACAAG GAGAATCTCAACAAGCTGATGACCAACCTGCGGGCCACACAGCCCCACTTTGTCCGTTGCATTGTCCCCAATGAGAACAAGACCCCAG GGGTCATGGATGCCTTCTTGGTACTACACCAGCTGCGCTGCAACGGGGTTCTGGAGGGGATCCGGATCTGTCGCCAGGGCTTCCCCAACAGGCTGCTCTATGCGGACTTCCGGCAGCG GTACCGTATCCTGAACCCCGGTGCCATCCCAGACGACACCTTCATGGACAGCAGGAAGGCCACAGAGAAGCTCCTGGGCTCCCTGGACATTGACCACACGCAGTACCAGTTTGGTCACACCAAG gtgTTCTTCAAAGCTGGGCTTCTCGGGGTCCTGGAGGAGCTTCGTGACCAGCGTCTGGCCAAGGTTCTGACGCTGCTGCAGGCCCGGAGTCGGGGCCGCCTCATGCGCCTGGAGTACCAGCGCCTGCTGGGCGGCAG GGACGCCTTGTTCACCATCCAGTGGAATATCCGTGCCTTCAACGCTGTCAAGAACTGGTCCTGGATGAAGCTCTTCTTCAAGATGAAGCCACTGCTGCGCTCAGCACAGGCCGAGGAGGAGTTGGCCGCCCTGCGGGCCGAGCTGCGGGGGCTCCGCGGGGCTCTGGCTGCTGCCGAGGCCAAGcgccaggagctggaggagaccCACGTCAGTGTCACCCAGGAGAAGAATGACCTGGCCCTGCAGCTGCAGgca GAGCAAGAAAACTTGGCGGACGCGGAGGAGCGCTGCCACCTGCTGATCAAGTCCAAGGTGCAGCTCGAGGCGAAGGTGAAGGAGCTGAGCGAGAGGctggaggacgaggaggaggtgAACGCCGACCTGGCCGCCCGCCGGCGCAAGCTGGAAGACGAGTGCACAGAGCTCAAAAAGGACATTGATGACCTGGAGCTGACGTTGGCCAAGGccgagaaggagaagcaagccaCGGAGAACAAG GTGAAGAACCTGACGGAAGAGATGGCAGCCCTGGATGAGTCGGTGGCCCGACTCACCAAGGAGAAGAAGGCGTTGCAGGAGGCCCACCAGCAGGCCCTGGGCGACCTGCAGGCCGAGGAGGATCGTGTGAGCGCTCTGGCCAAGGCCAAGCTCCGGCTGGAGCAGCAAGTGGAAGAT ttggAGTGCTCCCTGGAGCAAGAGAAGAAGCTGCGCATGGACACAGAGCGGGCGAGGCGCAAGCTCGAGGGTGACCTCAAGCTGACGCAGGAGTCAGTGACGGATGCCGCCCAGGACAAGCAGCAGCTGGAGGAGAAGCTCAAGAA GAAGGACTCGGAGCTGAGTCAGCTGAACCTGCGGGTAGAGGATGAGCAGCTCCTCGGGGCACAGCTACAGAAGAAGATCAAGGAACTGCAG GCTCGGGCAGAGGAGCTAGAAGAGGAGCTGGAGGCGGAGCGGGCGGCCCGGGCCCGCGTGGAGAAGCAGCGGGCAGAGGCGGCCCGGGAGCTGGAGGAGCTGAGCGAGCGGCTGGAGGAGGCCGGCGGGGCATCGGCGGGGCAGCGGGAGGGGTGCCGCAAGCGCGAGGCCGAGCTGGGCCGGCTGCGGCGGGAACTGGAGGAGGCGGCACTGCGGCACGAGGCCACCGTGGCTGCCCTGCGCCGCAAGCAGGCCGAGAGCGCTGCCGAGCTGGGTGAGCAGGTGGACAGTCTGCAGCGCGTGCggcagaagctggaaaaggagaAGAGCGAGCTGCGCATGGAGGTGGATGATCTGGGCGCCAATGTGGAGACTCTGGCCCGCAGCAAG GCCAGCGCAGAGAAGCTTTGCCGCACCTATGAGGATCAGCTGAGTGAGGCCAAGATCAAGGTGGAGGAGCTGCAGCGGCAGCTGGCAGATGCGAGCACTCAGCGTGGGAGGCTGCAGACTGAGAGCG GGGAGCTGAGCCGCCTGCTTGAGGAGAAGGAGTCTCTGATTAGCCAGCTGAGCCGGGGCAAGGCCTCGGCCACCCAGAGCCTGGAGGAACTGCggaggcagctggaggaggagagcaAG GCCAAGAGTGCGCTGGCTCATGCCGTACAGGCTTTGCGGCACGACTGTGACCTCTTGCGGGAGCAGCATGAGGAGGAAGTAGAGGCCCAGGCTGAGCTGCAGCGGCTGCTGTCCAAGGCCAATGCTGAGGTGGCCCAGTGGAGGAGCAAGTACGAGGCAGATGCCATCCAGAGGACCGAGGAGTTGGAGGAGGCCAA AAAGAAGCTGGCCCTGCGGCTgcaggaagcagaggagggagtGGAGGCTGCTCACGCCAAGTGCTCCTCCCTGGAGAAGGCCAAGCTGCGACTGCAGACGGAGTCAGAGGACGTGACCCTAGAGCTGGAACGGGCCACCTCAGCGGCGGCCGCGCTGGACAAGAAGCAGCGGCATTTGGAGCGGGCGCTGGAGGAGCGGCGGCGGCAGGAGGAGGAGATGCAGCGGGAGCTGGAGGCTGCCCAGAGGGAGGCCCGCAGCCTGGGCACTGAGCTCTTCCGGCTGCGACACAGCCACGAGGAGGCGCTCGAGGCCCTGGAGACGCTTAAGCGGGAGAACAAGAACCTGCAGG AGGAGATCAGTGACCTCACAGACCAGGTCAGCCTTAGCGGGAAGAGCATCCAGGAACTGGAGAAAGCCAAAAAGGCTCTGGAAGGGGAGAAGAGTGAGCTCCAGGCCgcactggaggaggctgag GGAGCCCTGGAGCTGGAGGAGACCAAGACTCTGAGGATCCAGCTGGAGCTGTCCCAGGTCAAGGCGGAGGTGGACCGGAAACTGGCTGAGAAGGATGAGGAATGCACTAACTTGAG GCGGAACCACCAGCGGGCCGTGGAGTCCCTGCAGGCCTCCCTGGATGCAGAGACAAGGGCCCGCAACGAGGCGCTGCGGCTCAAGAAGAAGATGGAGGGTGACCTCAACGACCTCGAGCTGCAGCTGGGCCATGCCACCCGCCAGGCCATGGAGGCGCAGGCAGCCACGCGGCTGCTGCAGGCCCAGCTCAAGGAGGAGCAGGCGGGGAGAGACGAGGAGCAGCGGCTGGCGGCAGAGCTCCGAGAGCAGGCGCAGGCTCTGGAGCGGCGGGCTGCGCTGCTGGCCGCGGAGCTGGAGGAGCTGCGGGCCGCGCTGGAGCAGGGCGAGCGCAGCCGGCGACTGGCGGAGCAGGAGCTGCTCGAGGCCACCGAGCGTCTTAATCTCCTACACTCAcag aACACAGGCCTCCTGAACCAGAAGAAGAAGCTAGAAGTGGATCTGACCCAGCTGAgcggggaggtggaggaggctgTCCAGGAGAGGCGGGAAGCCGAGGAGAAGGCCAAAAAGGCCATCACTGAT GCGGCCATGATGGCTGAGGAGCTGAAAAAGGAGCAGGACACGAGTGCACACCTGGAAAGGATGAAGAAGACGCTGGAGCAGACGGTGCGGGAGCTCCAGGCCCGGCTTGAGGAGGCCGAGCAAGCTGCCCTCCGTGGCGGGAAGAAGCAGGTGCAGAAGCTGGAGGCCAAG GTGCGGGAGCTGGAAGCCGAGCTGGATGCAGAGCAGAAGAAGCACGCCGAGGCCCTCAAAGGGGTGCGGAAACACGAGC